A genomic region of Paenibacillus sp. PL2-23 contains the following coding sequences:
- a CDS encoding multidrug efflux SMR transporter, with amino-acid sequence MSWMFVILAGLFEVVGVAGMARFNNKASVLNFLMLGGGFLTSFLLLSLSMEQLPMGTAYAVWTGIGTVGSALVGILFFRESRSVLRLFFITLVLVAVVGLKLVE; translated from the coding sequence ATGAGCTGGATGTTTGTCATATTGGCGGGACTATTCGAGGTCGTTGGCGTCGCCGGAATGGCCCGCTTCAACAACAAGGCGTCTGTCCTTAACTTTCTCATGCTTGGCGGAGGATTCCTGACGAGCTTCCTTCTCTTGTCCCTAAGCATGGAGCAGCTGCCTATGGGGACGGCTTACGCCGTTTGGACGGGAATTGGCACCGTTGGCAGCGCGTTGGTCGGCATTCTGTTTTTCCGGGAATCCAGAAGCGTTCTGCGGCTCTTTTTCATTACGCTGGTGCTTGTTGCTGTCGTTGGCTTAAAGCTGGTTGAATAG
- a CDS encoding thiol-disulfide oxidoreductase DCC family protein, with the protein MTAANKPEWKHDSGEPAGPVLLIDGVCHLCHGVTRYVVKHDHRRRFSFAALQSDAGKRLLRAGGLDETKWDSFVYVDNGRYYRESSAALRVCKGLGGWRMLLYGLIVIPKPIRDAVYRWIAANRYKWFGRSEACLIPGPDVMSRFLENGLVDSTE; encoded by the coding sequence ATGACTGCTGCCAACAAGCCAGAATGGAAACACGACAGCGGCGAGCCTGCAGGCCCGGTGCTGCTGATTGACGGCGTCTGTCATCTGTGCCACGGCGTGACGCGTTATGTAGTCAAGCATGACCACAGGCGCCGCTTCTCATTCGCGGCGCTGCAATCCGACGCGGGCAAGCGGCTGCTCCGCGCGGGAGGGCTGGACGAAACGAAGTGGGATTCCTTCGTCTATGTGGATAATGGCCGCTACTATAGGGAATCGTCCGCGGCTCTGCGCGTTTGCAAGGGGCTTGGCGGCTGGCGCATGCTCCTGTATGGGCTTATCGTGATTCCGAAGCCGATCCGAGACGCCGTGTACCGCTGGATTGCGGCTAACCGTTACAAGTGGTTCGGACGCTCGGAGGCCTGTCTCATACCGGGACCGGATGTCATGAGCCGATTCCTGGAGAATGGGCTCGTCGACTCGACAGAATAG
- a CDS encoding chloride channel protein yields MRQHAKLLLIQSAMALPIGAAAGTASAFFLFSLAYVTDRQTESPWLLWLLPIGGALVAMVYARYGQQSMRGNNLVLEQAHSGDGQIPLRMAPLVLLGTLVTHLFGGSAGREGTAVQMGGSLSSAIARLYPFTPEHRRMLVLCGISAGFGSVFGTPLAGTVFAMEAAAHRSMRLLAVLPCLAAGYAGHFVTMAWGADHPHYEMGLVPPLEGALLWKLGAAAIAFGLAAMLFTRLTGALKKLFAEKVVSLPLRSFIGGVIIIGLVALTGSRDYLGLSLPLIDQAFQEAVAYETFLLKTLFTSVTLGAGYLGGEVTPLFVIGSTLGSALSAALGLPAPFLAALGLAAVFGAASKTPLACTVLGLELFGLEGAVYLLAVCLLSSLISGRNGIYASHVRYYVPKR; encoded by the coding sequence ATGCGCCAGCACGCAAAGCTGCTGCTGATCCAATCGGCGATGGCGCTGCCTATTGGCGCCGCTGCGGGAACGGCGTCGGCTTTTTTCCTGTTCAGCCTGGCCTATGTGACGGACCGGCAGACGGAATCGCCGTGGCTGCTCTGGCTTCTCCCAATAGGCGGCGCGCTTGTCGCCATGGTCTATGCCAGGTACGGCCAGCAATCGATGCGCGGCAATAATCTTGTGCTGGAGCAAGCGCACAGCGGCGACGGCCAGATCCCGCTGCGAATGGCGCCGCTCGTCCTGCTCGGCACGCTTGTTACCCATTTGTTCGGCGGCTCGGCCGGACGTGAGGGCACTGCCGTACAGATGGGGGGCAGCTTGTCCTCCGCAATCGCCAGGCTGTACCCGTTCACGCCGGAGCACCGGCGCATGCTGGTGCTGTGCGGCATCAGCGCCGGCTTCGGCTCGGTATTCGGCACTCCCCTCGCGGGAACCGTCTTCGCCATGGAAGCGGCGGCTCACCGGTCTATGCGACTGCTCGCCGTTCTGCCCTGTCTGGCAGCGGGATATGCCGGTCACTTCGTCACCATGGCCTGGGGAGCAGACCACCCGCATTATGAGATGGGCCTCGTCCCCCCTCTGGAGGGAGCGCTTCTATGGAAGCTCGGCGCGGCGGCCATCGCATTCGGACTAGCAGCCATGCTGTTCACGAGGCTGACAGGCGCGCTGAAGAAGCTGTTCGCCGAGAAGGTGGTCAGCCTTCCTCTGCGCAGCTTCATTGGCGGCGTCATTATTATTGGCCTAGTGGCCCTTACAGGCAGCCGTGACTATCTGGGCTTAAGCCTGCCCTTAATCGATCAGGCGTTCCAGGAAGCCGTTGCTTACGAGACCTTCCTGCTGAAAACCCTGTTCACCTCCGTCACGCTGGGAGCGGGCTACCTCGGCGGCGAGGTTACGCCGCTGTTCGTCATTGGCTCGACGCTTGGCAGCGCGTTATCCGCAGCGCTGGGACTGCCGGCGCCATTCCTGGCAGCGCTTGGGCTGGCTGCTGTATTCGGCGCCGCCTCCAAGACGCCTCTCGCTTGCACCGTGCTTGGGCTGGAGCTGTTCGGGCTGGAGGGCGCAGTCTATCTGCTGGCGGTATGCCTGCTGAGCTCGCTTATATCCGGCAGGAACGGGATCTATGCCTCCCATGTCCGTTACTACGTGCCGAAGCGCTGA
- a CDS encoding DUF58 domain-containing protein — MFILWLVLITAGVLYGQGLVFNKLVFRGLSYQREFRQRSCFRGDEVELVETLDNRKRLPVPWLRVESQLSAFLGFRASENFDVSRGELSQNHRSFFSLPGHTRITRTHRLTPIKRGCYRLSTVTLTGGDVLGMSQRHLQLPLNSELVVYPRPAAVPFHELPSRSLQGDYSIRRFIVPDPFVIAGARDYQAGDSMKQVNWKASARTGELMVHQYDYTADRCLMVIINVEDAEGMWRSVTNEALIEQGIEWAAGAAEAAAAQGMEVGLAANMPLMAEFGSLRFEPGRGQEHLYMLYEAMARLQLVRTEPLRDLLEQEARMGYANRDVLVISSYWNDELEAAAQSLRRLGNSVTLWELQDAQRARTRSGEGESA; from the coding sequence ATGTTTATTCTATGGCTCGTGCTTATAACGGCTGGGGTGCTCTATGGGCAAGGCTTGGTGTTCAACAAGCTGGTGTTCAGAGGCTTATCCTATCAACGTGAATTTCGGCAGCGCTCCTGCTTCAGAGGCGATGAGGTGGAGCTGGTGGAGACACTGGACAACAGGAAGCGGCTTCCTGTGCCATGGCTGCGAGTGGAATCGCAATTATCGGCCTTCCTCGGATTTCGCGCGAGCGAAAACTTTGATGTCAGCAGAGGAGAGCTGTCCCAAAATCATCGAAGCTTCTTCAGTCTGCCCGGTCATACCCGTATTACGCGAACACATCGACTGACCCCGATCAAACGGGGCTGCTACCGTCTCAGCACAGTGACGCTGACAGGCGGTGATGTGCTTGGCATGTCCCAACGCCACTTGCAGCTCCCGCTGAACAGCGAGCTGGTTGTCTATCCCCGTCCCGCTGCGGTTCCCTTCCATGAGCTGCCTTCCCGAAGCCTGCAGGGAGACTATTCCATCAGGCGCTTCATTGTTCCGGACCCCTTCGTCATTGCCGGCGCGCGAGACTACCAGGCTGGAGATTCCATGAAGCAGGTCAACTGGAAAGCTAGCGCAAGAACCGGAGAGCTGATGGTTCATCAATACGATTATACGGCGGACCGTTGCTTGATGGTCATTATCAACGTGGAAGATGCCGAGGGAATGTGGCGCAGCGTAACCAATGAAGCTCTGATCGAGCAAGGCATTGAATGGGCGGCAGGAGCGGCGGAAGCCGCTGCCGCTCAAGGCATGGAGGTCGGGCTTGCCGCGAACATGCCGCTAATGGCGGAGTTCGGTAGCTTACGCTTCGAGCCCGGACGGGGACAAGAGCATCTGTATATGCTCTACGAAGCGATGGCCAGGCTGCAGCTGGTGCGAACGGAGCCGCTCCGCGATCTGCTGGAGCAGGAAGCGCGAATGGGTTATGCCAACCGCGATGTGCTGGTCATCTCCTCCTATTGGAACGATGAGCTTGAAGCCGCTGCACAATCGCTGCGCCGTCTAGGTAATTCGGTTACGCTCTGGGAGCTGCAAGACGCGCAGCGGGCACGGACTCGAAGCGGAGAGGGGGAGAGCGCGTGA
- a CDS encoding radical SAM/SPASM domain-containing protein translates to MKRFKKFYIETTSICNLSCTFCPPTQRAKGFVSVEDFSHTLDQIKPYTDYIYFHVKGEPLLHPKLDQLLDIAYEKGFKVNITTNGTLIAKNKEKLLGKPALRQINFSLHSFDGHPGSKDKAGYLADILDFVKEATAASGLLVSYRLWNLEIDNDANQKRERNRELLAMIEEAYGLDYHIEEKFKPGTGVKLAERIYLNQDPEFKWPDLKEPEDDGRGFCHALRNQAGVLIDGTVIPCCLDGEGVLDLGNIREQPFEAIIEGERATRIYDGFSRREAVEELCRKCGYRQRFGT, encoded by the coding sequence ATGAAGAGGTTCAAAAAGTTTTATATTGAAACAACCAGCATATGCAATTTATCCTGTACGTTCTGCCCGCCGACTCAGCGAGCCAAAGGCTTCGTGTCGGTGGAGGACTTCTCGCATACATTGGATCAGATTAAGCCCTATACCGATTATATTTATTTCCATGTCAAGGGAGAGCCGCTGCTGCATCCCAAGCTGGACCAGCTGCTTGATATCGCGTATGAGAAGGGCTTTAAGGTGAATATTACGACCAATGGCACACTTATCGCCAAAAACAAGGAAAAGCTGCTGGGCAAGCCGGCGCTTCGGCAGATCAATTTCTCCCTGCACAGCTTTGACGGTCATCCCGGCTCCAAGGACAAAGCGGGCTACCTGGCCGACATTCTCGACTTCGTGAAGGAAGCGACCGCCGCAAGCGGACTTCTGGTATCTTATCGATTGTGGAATCTGGAGATAGATAACGACGCCAATCAGAAGAGGGAGCGAAACCGCGAGCTGCTCGCCATGATCGAGGAGGCTTACGGACTGGATTATCATATAGAGGAGAAGTTCAAGCCGGGTACTGGGGTGAAACTTGCCGAGCGAATCTATCTGAATCAGGATCCCGAGTTCAAGTGGCCCGACCTGAAGGAGCCGGAGGACGATGGACGAGGGTTCTGCCACGCTCTGCGCAATCAAGCGGGCGTGCTGATTGACGGAACGGTCATTCCTTGCTGCCTGGATGGAGAAGGTGTGCTTGATCTTGGCAATATTCGGGAACAGCCGTTCGAGGCCATTATTGAAGGGGAGAGAGCAACCCGCATCTACGACGGCTTCTCGCGAAGAGAAGCCGTCGAGGAGCTGTGCCGCAAGTGCGGCTATCGTCAGCGCTTCGGCACGTAG
- the xerS gene encoding tyrosine recombinase XerS produces the protein MNIIKLKDREELDAKLPHMPWYIEQFIHYKLPDLSPSSLVEYLRDYETFLKWMMSEGLTAAARLKDVQLTDLEVLKMESIDNYRMFLSTYKPERNNRTTISRKLSSLRSLFHYLSQIAEDDDFYPLLKRNVMAKVAIKRTHKPKDTAAKLEGKLLQDEEITEFLTYIKVHYGVELASNKQAMYAYELNKIRDVCIISFILHSGLRVSELVNLNVDDIDMKKKLCYVFRKGKNDDTFKTPVYFRQDAIDDLNSYLALREVRYKAPKREKALFLAIANGKNEGSRMTKRAIQAMVIKYAKRFGKPYLSVHKLRHSFATDYYLQNDIYKTQEQLGHASPETTQIYAHLTDKTMAEAIDRRSKEGKQEERD, from the coding sequence ATGAACATCATCAAGCTGAAGGACCGCGAGGAGCTGGACGCCAAGCTGCCCCATATGCCTTGGTATATCGAGCAGTTTATTCATTACAAGCTTCCCGATTTATCCCCTTCCTCGCTTGTGGAATATCTCAGGGATTACGAGACATTTCTGAAATGGATGATGAGCGAGGGTCTCACAGCCGCCGCCAGGCTGAAGGACGTGCAGCTGACAGACCTTGAGGTGCTGAAGATGGAGAGCATCGATAATTATCGCATGTTCCTGTCCACCTACAAGCCGGAACGAAACAATCGCACCACGATTTCAAGGAAGCTGTCCTCCCTCCGCTCGCTTTTTCATTATTTGAGCCAGATTGCGGAGGATGACGACTTTTATCCCCTGTTGAAGCGGAACGTGATGGCCAAGGTTGCTATCAAACGTACCCACAAGCCTAAGGATACGGCGGCCAAGCTGGAGGGCAAGCTGCTGCAGGACGAGGAAATAACGGAATTCCTGACCTATATCAAGGTGCATTATGGCGTGGAGCTTGCCAGCAACAAGCAGGCGATGTACGCGTATGAGCTGAACAAAATTAGAGACGTCTGCATCATCAGCTTTATTCTGCATTCCGGACTTCGGGTCTCGGAGCTCGTCAATTTGAACGTGGATGATATCGATATGAAGAAGAAGCTGTGTTATGTATTCCGCAAGGGCAAGAATGACGACACCTTTAAGACGCCCGTCTATTTCCGCCAGGACGCCATTGATGACTTGAACAGCTATTTGGCGCTTCGCGAAGTGCGGTACAAGGCTCCCAAGCGGGAGAAAGCGTTGTTCCTGGCCATAGCCAACGGCAAAAACGAAGGCTCGCGCATGACCAAACGAGCGATTCAAGCGATGGTGATCAAATATGCGAAGCGATTCGGCAAGCCTTATCTGTCCGTTCATAAGCTGAGGCATTCCTTCGCAACGGATTATTATTTGCAGAACGATATCTACAAAACACAGGAGCAATTAGGCCACGCGTCGCCCGAAACGACACAAATCTACGCTCATCTCACCGACAAGACGATGGCCGAGGCCATCGATCGGCGGAGCAAAGAAGGCAAGCAGGAGGAACGGGATTAA
- a CDS encoding DUF4129 domain-containing protein: MKAAAKAFGTLAKGYVELVFYGPILLASGILLVEHVILTSWLLTLPLLYALPSLLLRDEARLRLLTRLVWLAAIGLAHIQLVAFCVNEKLAWPALAVCGLLGAMFSGRGFAERRAGWTESFSAVHMIVGLAAYIAVQPFKLMVERIGAASELLNAGAVLAVAIFMIMLNHRHLAKETVDARKTSARAASHSLNRKLVSALAACIAFLLLFRSLRDWLEQRVQSLLRYLFGREGEEKPPTPEPTAAPAERPGLPLGESAEPSAFMRVLETIMMYAATIVTAAAAAVLLYWMLKKLLRAAGRLLPRLMARSGGTAQAEDGYVDVVEALSSKKLGRSRGKRKRQSAGRLDGKGLASNAERVRYLYRAWLQQQIEGGYRAKPHLSPRETARDTQAGKPDEGVLGLVGLYELARYGEREPGDDDVEKVQNKMAEKRSKVKAGGRQR; encoded by the coding sequence GTGAAGGCTGCTGCCAAAGCGTTCGGCACGCTCGCCAAGGGTTATGTGGAGCTTGTTTTTTATGGCCCGATTCTCTTAGCGTCAGGGATTCTATTAGTTGAGCATGTCATCTTGACGAGCTGGCTGCTTACGCTTCCTCTGCTCTACGCGCTGCCAAGCCTGCTGCTGCGCGATGAAGCCAGGCTGCGCCTTCTGACCAGACTGGTATGGCTGGCGGCAATCGGGCTAGCTCATATCCAGCTTGTCGCTTTCTGTGTGAATGAGAAGCTGGCATGGCCTGCGCTTGCGGTATGCGGTTTATTAGGCGCGATGTTCAGCGGTCGCGGCTTTGCGGAGCGAAGGGCTGGCTGGACGGAATCGTTCAGCGCCGTTCATATGATAGTCGGCCTGGCCGCTTATATCGCCGTGCAGCCGTTTAAGCTGATGGTGGAGAGGATCGGGGCTGCGTCGGAGCTCTTGAACGCGGGGGCCGTCCTTGCGGTCGCTATATTCATGATCATGCTTAATCATAGGCATTTGGCCAAGGAAACGGTGGATGCTCGCAAAACCTCCGCCAGGGCCGCCTCCCACAGCTTAAATCGCAAGCTGGTGTCCGCGCTTGCAGCTTGTATTGCTTTCTTGCTGCTGTTCCGCAGCTTGAGAGATTGGCTGGAGCAGAGGGTGCAATCCCTGCTCCGGTACCTGTTCGGCAGAGAAGGCGAGGAGAAGCCTCCGACTCCTGAGCCGACCGCAGCGCCGGCGGAACGGCCCGGCCTTCCGCTGGGGGAGTCTGCCGAGCCTTCTGCTTTCATGAGGGTACTGGAGACGATTATGATGTACGCTGCCACGATTGTGACAGCAGCGGCCGCAGCAGTGCTGCTGTATTGGATGCTGAAGAAGCTGCTTCGAGCGGCAGGAAGACTGCTGCCCAGACTGATGGCGAGATCGGGAGGGACGGCGCAGGCCGAGGATGGGTATGTCGATGTGGTGGAAGCGTTAAGCTCGAAGAAGCTTGGTCGATCACGAGGCAAACGCAAGCGCCAAAGCGCCGGGAGGCTGGACGGGAAGGGCTTGGCTTCCAATGCCGAACGCGTTCGTTACCTGTACCGAGCCTGGCTGCAGCAGCAGATTGAAGGAGGCTATAGGGCCAAGCCGCATCTAAGTCCTCGGGAGACGGCTAGGGACACGCAGGCGGGCAAGCCCGATGAGGGTGTGCTTGGTCTTGTGGGACTGTATGAGCTTGCCAGATATGGCGAGCGTGAGCCCGGGGACGATGATGTGGAGAAGGTGCAAAACAAAATGGCCGAGAAGCGAAGCAAGGTGAAGGCGGGAGGCAGGCAACGCTAA
- a CDS encoding ADP-heptose synthase — protein sequence MRRRFVIEAVMVASYGHLLVPGRPVDYVVPYSSIAELYDMRDSSDPVMDNPEDDGHVKKKITELIQFFEDSLNRKKIEKALQVPWRESSALLLDENIQFTVIHAIDSAEYGERFDPIETELLLTAMKLDIPLLSDQFEFMDKLIESEVPVQVYDIEDFEFALESEFTSADMEV from the coding sequence ATGCGTCGACGGTTTGTAATTGAAGCAGTGATGGTGGCATCGTATGGGCATCTTCTAGTGCCAGGTCGTCCTGTCGATTACGTGGTGCCATATTCGTCCATTGCGGAGCTCTATGATATGAGAGACAGCTCGGATCCCGTCATGGACAATCCGGAGGACGACGGGCACGTTAAGAAAAAAATAACGGAATTAATCCAGTTTTTCGAGGATTCCCTAAACCGCAAAAAAATCGAAAAGGCGCTTCAGGTGCCTTGGCGGGAGAGCTCGGCTCTGCTGCTAGACGAAAACATACAGTTTACAGTCATCCACGCCATTGATTCGGCAGAATACGGCGAACGGTTTGATCCCATCGAGACGGAGCTGCTCTTGACGGCAATGAAGCTGGATATTCCGCTCCTATCGGATCAATTCGAATTTATGGATAAGCTGATCGAATCAGAAGTGCCGGTGCAGGTGTACGATATTGAGGATTTCGAATTTGCGCTGGAGTCGGAGTTTACTTCGGCAGATATGGAAGTGTGA
- a CDS encoding lactonase family protein — protein MSKELLIFTGAYAEEADKGIGVYRMNEETGQLTELRHFAGLKNPTFIHVDMDNSRLYAISEGVNEEGKKIGEAAAFQIGDDRTSLTLINRKPTVQATTCHIQKDAHNRFLTVTSYHGGMTGLLGLDADGGIGELLDVVQHEGSSVHPNQDRPHPHSSFYSPDGQYLFVQDLGLDLIVTYRLDAEGGKLIPHHETKLQPGSGPRHLAIRPGGAFAYVINELNSTVTAFGYDADAGKLTELQTISTLPMDYQGDNGCAEIAVSSDGRFLYGSNRGHDSIVVYSIDEESGKLNVIQHMSVGGGHPRHFALTPSGDYLIAANRDTNNLVTFRVDRLAGTLTPTGHELEASKPVCVIPVYA, from the coding sequence ATGTCGAAAGAGCTATTGATTTTTACAGGCGCCTATGCGGAGGAAGCGGATAAGGGCATCGGCGTCTATCGGATGAACGAAGAAACCGGTCAATTAACAGAGCTCAGACACTTTGCGGGCTTGAAGAATCCGACCTTTATTCACGTGGATATGGATAATAGCCGTCTGTATGCCATCTCTGAAGGCGTCAATGAGGAGGGCAAAAAGATTGGGGAAGCTGCTGCGTTCCAGATCGGTGACGATCGGACTTCGCTTACCCTCATCAACAGAAAGCCAACCGTGCAAGCGACAACCTGCCACATTCAGAAGGATGCGCATAACCGCTTCTTGACGGTGACAAGCTATCATGGCGGCATGACAGGCCTGCTTGGCCTGGACGCGGATGGCGGAATCGGCGAGCTTCTGGATGTTGTCCAGCATGAAGGCAGCAGCGTACATCCCAACCAGGATCGGCCGCATCCGCATTCCAGCTTCTACAGTCCGGATGGCCAATATTTGTTCGTGCAGGATCTTGGCCTGGACCTCATCGTGACCTACCGGCTGGATGCTGAGGGGGGCAAGCTGATTCCGCATCATGAGACCAAGCTGCAGCCCGGCTCGGGACCCAGACATCTGGCCATCCGTCCCGGAGGCGCATTCGCTTATGTCATTAATGAGCTGAACTCTACCGTTACCGCATTCGGATATGATGCGGACGCGGGCAAGCTGACTGAGCTGCAGACGATCAGCACGCTGCCAATGGATTACCAGGGCGACAATGGCTGCGCCGAAATTGCCGTCTCCTCCGATGGACGGTTCTTGTACGGCTCCAATCGCGGACATGACAGCATTGTCGTATATAGCATCGATGAGGAATCGGGCAAGCTGAACGTCATTCAGCACATGTCCGTGGGCGGGGGCCATCCAAGACACTTTGCGCTGACGCCTTCCGGCGATTATTTGATTGCGGCCAATCGGGACACCAACAATCTGGTGACATTCCGCGTTGACCGGTTAGCGGGCACCTTAACTCCGACGGGGCATGAGCTGGAAGCCTCCAAGCCCGTTTGCGTCATTCCCGTATACGCCTAG
- a CDS encoding multidrug efflux SMR transporter, with the protein MKKQATHANLYWGLVFLSGIFEVGWVAGLKHADSLVSWSLTIAAILLSFAILLYTSQKLPTSTVYAVFVGLGTAGTVFAEMLLYDELFSWAKMSFIGLLLVGIIGLKLVTSSQEETRESKKQRGGERE; encoded by the coding sequence GTGAAGAAGCAAGCCACGCATGCCAATCTATATTGGGGACTCGTATTTCTGTCCGGCATCTTCGAGGTGGGCTGGGTCGCAGGGCTAAAGCATGCGGACAGCCTCGTCTCCTGGTCTCTTACAATAGCCGCGATCCTATTAAGCTTCGCCATCTTGCTGTACACGTCCCAGAAGCTGCCGACCAGCACGGTTTACGCCGTGTTCGTGGGGTTAGGAACGGCGGGCACGGTCTTCGCCGAGATGCTTCTATATGACGAGCTGTTCAGCTGGGCCAAAATGTCATTCATTGGCTTGCTGCTGGTTGGTATTATTGGCCTTAAGCTTGTCACCTCCAGCCAAGAGGAAACCAGAGAATCGAAGAAACAGCGGGGCGGTGAACGAGAATGA
- a CDS encoding DsbA family oxidoreductase — MKVEIWSDFVCPFCYIGKRRLEAALARFEHKEQVVIEYKSYELDPHADSAANMRTHEMLAQKYGMSLEQAVAAGANVAGQAASAGLQFRFDDQYVQNTYDAHRLSQYAAAQGLGSQMAERLFRAYFTDNNRIGDKQRLIELATEVGLDAHQVEELLHSEQFGDIVREQEQEGSQLDIRGVPFFVIDRKYGISGAQAESVFLETLQKAWADKQPELIQVEGDDGAACADGQCDIPGTDTNKSY, encoded by the coding sequence ATGAAGGTTGAGATTTGGTCAGATTTTGTATGCCCGTTTTGCTACATAGGCAAGCGCCGCCTGGAGGCAGCACTTGCCCGTTTCGAACATAAAGAGCAGGTCGTCATCGAATACAAAAGCTACGAGCTGGACCCTCATGCCGACTCTGCGGCAAATATGCGGACACATGAGATGCTGGCCCAAAAATATGGCATGAGCTTAGAGCAGGCGGTGGCCGCGGGCGCCAATGTCGCAGGGCAGGCAGCTTCAGCCGGCCTGCAATTCCGGTTCGACGATCAGTACGTGCAGAATACGTACGACGCGCATCGTCTATCCCAATATGCGGCAGCGCAGGGACTTGGAAGCCAGATGGCTGAACGGCTGTTCCGCGCTTATTTTACCGATAACAACCGGATTGGGGACAAGCAGCGGCTCATCGAGTTGGCGACAGAGGTCGGTCTGGACGCCCATCAGGTGGAGGAGCTGCTTCACTCCGAGCAATTCGGAGACATCGTGCGAGAGCAGGAGCAGGAAGGCAGCCAGCTTGACATCCGAGGCGTGCCGTTTTTTGTCATCGACCGCAAATACGGAATTTCCGGCGCTCAAGCGGAGTCCGTATTCCTGGAGACGCTGCAGAAGGCGTGGGCGGACAAGCAGCCTGAGCTGATTCAGGTGGAAGGCGACGACGGCGCGGCATGCGCTGACGGCCAATGCGATATTCCGGGAACAGATACAAACAAATCGTATTGA
- a CDS encoding YpdA family putative bacillithiol disulfide reductase has translation MTQHATEHTIIIGGGPCGLAAAIELQRAGEAPLIIEKRNIVHAISQYPTYMHFFSSPEMLEIGDIPFTTAHEKPSRLEALHYYRTAAQRHHVRIQPYVEVTAIHKLQGGFELEARDRFGEPMLYRCQHVIIATGYFDHPNLLSIPGEELDKVSHFFREAHPYIGMEVAIIGGSNSAIDAALELERVGAKVTVIYRGAQYSTSIKPWVRPSFESKVAKGSIAMRFSTRVIDIQPRHIVVSNGSAEETLANDFVLALTGFHPDRGFLSAAGVTMEEEGYPTFCEDTMETNVPGIYLAGVVASKHEANEIFIESGRFHGRKIVSHMREAGRI, from the coding sequence ATGACACAGCATGCCACGGAGCATACCATCATTATTGGAGGCGGACCTTGCGGGTTAGCCGCGGCAATCGAGCTGCAGCGAGCCGGCGAAGCTCCGCTGATTATAGAGAAACGGAATATCGTGCACGCGATTTCGCAATATCCCACCTATATGCATTTTTTCAGTTCGCCCGAAATGTTGGAGATTGGAGATATTCCCTTTACAACTGCACACGAGAAGCCTTCGCGCCTGGAGGCGCTGCATTATTACCGGACAGCTGCGCAGCGGCATCATGTTCGCATTCAGCCCTATGTAGAGGTAACAGCCATCCATAAGCTTCAGGGAGGCTTTGAGCTGGAGGCTCGGGATCGGTTCGGCGAACCCATGCTGTATCGCTGTCAGCATGTCATTATCGCCACCGGTTACTTTGACCATCCCAACCTGCTCTCCATTCCTGGCGAGGAGCTGGACAAGGTAAGCCATTTCTTCCGCGAGGCTCATCCCTACATAGGCATGGAGGTGGCGATCATCGGCGGCAGCAACTCCGCTATCGACGCTGCGCTGGAGCTGGAGCGCGTCGGAGCCAAGGTGACCGTCATCTATCGGGGAGCGCAATATTCCACCAGCATTAAGCCTTGGGTCAGGCCAAGCTTCGAGAGCAAGGTGGCCAAAGGCTCCATCGCAATGCGATTCTCCACCCGCGTCATCGACATTCAGCCCCGCCATATTGTTGTGAGCAACGGTTCCGCCGAGGAGACGCTGGCCAACGACTTTGTGCTTGCGCTGACCGGCTTCCATCCTGATCGCGGCTTTCTGTCCGCTGCTGGCGTCACCATGGAGGAGGAGGGTTATCCGACATTCTGCGAGGATACGATGGAGACGAACGTACCCGGCATCTACCTTGCTGGCGTTGTTGCGTCCAAGCATGAGGCCAACGAAATCTTTATTGAATCCGGTCGTTTTCATGGACGGAAGATCGTGTCGCATATGAGGGAAGCAGGACGCATTTAG
- a CDS encoding cold-inducible protein YdjO-related protein, with amino-acid sequence MTSSPDTKDKNLKPTKIWKCKNTECKAWVRDEFAATEQQCPICKGPMHRSMRHLPPVQNKAKAQPRKPKSLF; translated from the coding sequence GTGACCTCAAGCCCAGACACGAAAGATAAAAATTTAAAGCCAACTAAGATATGGAAATGCAAAAATACGGAATGCAAGGCATGGGTGAGAGACGAGTTCGCCGCAACAGAGCAGCAATGCCCTATTTGCAAGGGGCCCATGCACCGCAGCATGAGACATCTGCCGCCGGTTCAGAATAAAGCCAAAGCCCAGCCTCGCAAGCCCAAATCGCTCTTCTAG